The Primulina eburnea isolate SZY01 chromosome 6, ASM2296580v1, whole genome shotgun sequence genome contains a region encoding:
- the LOC140834599 gene encoding subtilisin-like protease 4, whose translation MLFINPLANPAAFAHESSLETFIVQLDGIDAQLLTQSDNHLDTWYRSFLPETLVSENEGSSRIIRSYRNVFKGFAARLSADEVSAMENKDGFVSARPEKILSLHTTHSPNFLGLNQDIGFWKDSNYGKGVIIGVVDSGILPEHPSFSDQQMPPPPEKWKGKCEFNHTCNNKIIGARSFATGVQSPYDDIGHGTHTASTAAGNFVKGANVFDNANGTAAGIAPLAHLAIYKVCSFSSCSESDVLAGMDAAIEDGVDVLSISIGNFEDNFYQDLIALGAFSAMEKGILVSASAGNLGPFNYSVLNQSPWVLTVGASTTDRKIRATALLGNKEQYHGESVHQYKGLPETLLPLVYAGSVNKSDFLAPYCFQDSFNGTNFKGKVVVCESGLVPTIEKGEAVKNAGGGAMILLNNEYYANTIQAQVHVLPATRVSYADGLKIKSYINSTSKPVATILFQGTIIGDDLAPVVAAFSSRGPNSASPGILKPDILGPGLNILAAWPTSIENRTDTKSTFNILSGTSMSCPHLAGVAALLKSAHPDWSPAAIKSAILTTADTVNLAHDPILEERFLPADIFSTGAGHVNPSKANDPGLIYDIQPKDYIPYLCGLNYTDREVGSFVQRRVNCTAESSIPDSQLNYPSFALTFTSQSTSHTYTRTVTNVGQPVSSYHVEIVTPPGVDVQVEPFMLKFSEVSQKMEYQVTFKRLNSAKNDTVVQGFLKWTSVEHSVRSPIAVILQ comes from the exons ATGCTTTTTATCAATCCATTAGCTAATCCTGCAGCATTTGCACATGAATCCAGTTTAGAAACATTCATTGTTCAACTTGATGGGATTGATGCACAGCTTCTCACACAATCAGACAACCATTTAGATACCTGGTACCGTTCCTTTCTCCCAGAAACCTTAGTAAGCGAAAACGAGGGATCATCCCGCATTATCCGCTCGTATCGGAATGTGTTCAAAGGTTTCGCTGCTAGATTATCTGCAGATGAAGTGAGTGCCATGGAAAATAAGGATGGGTTCGTGTCGGCACGTCCCGAAAAAATATTATCCTTGCACACAACACATTCTCCGAACTTCTTGGGGCTGAACCAGGACATAGGTTTCTGGAAAGATTCAAACTATGGTAAAGGTGTGATCATTGGAGTGGTGGACTCTGGAATCTTACCTGAACACCCCTCGTTCAGTGACCAACAAATGCCGCCTCCGCCTGAGAAATGGAAAGGGAAGTGTGAATTCAATCACACATGTAACAACAAGATTATTGGAGCCAGGTCTTTTGCCACTGGAGTTCAAAGCCCATATGATGACATCGGACACGGAACTCATACCGCGAGCACTGCTGCTGGAAATTTTGTGAAAG GTGCCAATGTTTTTGACAATGCGAACGGCACGGCTGCTGGAATTGCACCACTCGCTCACCTGGCTATTTACAAAGTATGTTCCTTCTCGTCATGTTCGGAAAGTGACGTGCTTGCTGGAATGGATGCTGCTATTGAGGATGGAGTAGACGTGCTTTCCATTTCCATAGGCAATTTCGAAGATAACTTTTACCAAGATTTAATAGCACTAGGAGCGTTTAGCGCCATGGAGAAGGGAATCTTGGTTAGCGCTTCGGCAGGTAATCTTGGCCCTTTTAACTACTCTGTGTTAAACCAATCGCCCTGGGTTCTCACGGTTGGTGCAAGTACCACTGACAGGAAGATCAGGGCAACTGCATTGCTCGGAAACAAAGAACAGTATCACGGAGAATCAGTGCATCAGTATAAGGGTCTCCCGGAAACACTCTTGCCTCTTGTTTACGCTGGATCGGTTAACAAAAGTGATTTTCTTGCTCCATATTGCTTCCAGGACTCGTTTAACGGAACCAATTTCAAGGGAAAAGTAGTTGTGTGTGAATCAGGTTTGGTTCCAACAATTGAAAAGGGGGAAGCTGTGAAAAATGCTGGCGGTGGGGCCATGATTCTTCTGAATAACGAGTATTACGCAAACACAATTCAAGCACAAGTGCACGTGCTTCCAGCGACTCGAGTGAGTTATGCAGATGGATTAAAAATAAAGAGTTACATAAACTCAACATCAAAACCCGTGGCCACAATTCTTTTCCAGGGTACTATAATTGGTGATGATCTAGCACCGGTGGTTGCTGCGTTTTCTTCCAGGGGACCCAACTCTGCAAGTCCTGGAATCCTCAAACCTGACATTTTGGGCCCTGGTCTCAACATTCTTGCAGCATGGCCTACCTCTATCGAAAACAGGACTGATACTAAATCCACATTCAACATACTTTCTGGTACATCAATGTCCTGCCCGCACCTTGCTGGGGTAGCAGCGCTGCTTAAAAGTGCACATCCTGATTGGTCACCGGCTGCCATTAAATCGGCGATATTGACCACTGCGGATACCGTAAACCTCGCCCACGATCCAATCCTGGAGGAAAGGTTCCTTCCGGCCGACATTTTTTCCACTGGTGCAGGCCATGTGAACCCTTCAAAAGCTAATGATCCGGGACTCATATATGACATCCAGCCTAAAGATTACATCCCTTATTTGTGCGGTTTAAACTACACAGATCGAGAAGTCGGTTCCTTTGTACAACGAAGAGTGAATTGCACTGCAGAATCAAGCATACCAGATTCTCAGCTGAACTATCCTTCATTTGCTCTAACCTTCACATCCCAGTCAACTTCTCACACATATACTAGAACCGTAACTAATGTTGGCCAACCAGTCTCATCTTATCATGTCGAGATTGTGACACCACCAGGTGTTGATGTACAAGTGGAGCCCTTTATGCTGAAATTTTCGGAAGTAAGTCAGAAAATGGAGTATCAAGTGACGTTCAAACGGTTAAATTCTGCCAAGAACGATACAGTTGTTCAAGGTTTCTTGAAATGGACTTCGGTTGAGCACTCTGTGAGGAGCCCTATAGCCGTAATATTGCAGTGA
- the LOC140834600 gene encoding subtilisin-like protease, producing MASMFLFFFIFSFHFYLDAAQQSILQTYIIRVNLPEGHDFPGGSLALESWYGSFLDGIQDLNTNTTPSRMVYMYRNVITGFAAKLYPHEVEEMEKKEGFLHAMLQEKYDLHTTRSSNFLGLYQDVGAWPDSNYGKGVIIGVVDSGVTPGHPSFSGENVPPPPVKWKGKCELKNISCNNKLIGARNFASDDPGPPVDYDGHGTHIASIAAGNFVLDANMFGQANGTASGMAPLAHLAIYKACGNHCHSSDILAAMDAAIEDGVDVLSVSLGKEIVEFYRDVIALGAFSAMKKGIFVSCSGGNKFKGPNKFQVSNGAPWILTVGASTIDRKIVARVLLGNKEDFEGQTLFQPENYHPSFLTIIYPGISGDEKSQNASLCLPGALDDIDVTGKLVVCDIGGPINHLEKGRVVRDAGGAGMILVNEKIDGYTTFADPFVLPAVDITHASGERIKSYINSTMYPIATILFKGTVIGDKTAPSVPFFSSRGPNLASRGILKPDIIGPGLNILAAWPESGEKNNNEQASFNMISGTSMSCSHLSGIAALIKNSHPDWSPAMIKSAIMTSAEQTNLNKSSILDEETNETADVFAIGAGHVNATRALDPGLVYDISTNDYISYLCNIYTEKQVAIIVQRKINCRASEYKRLPEAALNYPSVSLELSSFGVGVYSRTVTNVGDANSDYRVKIEGVSGVNVNVFPNELKFTKVGERYTYWIFFTRFWFQRIESYVEGSITWVSPKHSVRIPVSVKLVPWKTKLYLSG from the coding sequence ATGGCTTCTatgtttcttttcttcttcattttctCGTTCCATTTCTATCTAGACGCCGCGCAGCAGAGTATCTTACAAACTTACATCATCCGTGTGAACTTGCCAGAAGGTCATGACTTTCCAGGAGGGTCACTTGCCTTGGAAAGCTGGTATGGTTCATTTTTGGATGGAATACAAGATCTGAATACGAATACGACGCCATCTCGTATGGTGTATATGTATCGAAACGTGATCACGGGATTTGCAGCTAAGTTATATCCACATGAAGTTGAGGAAATGGAGAAGAAAGAAGggtttttgcatgccatgcttcAGGAAAAATATGATTTACATACAACTCGCAGTTCGAACTTTTTGGGATTGTATCAGGATGTTGGTGCTTGGCCCGATTCGAACTATGGAAAGGGTGTGATTATAGGAGTAGTGGACTCCGGAGTAACGCCTGGACATCCATCTTTCAGCGGCGAAAACGTTCCTCCACCACCTGTGAAATGGAAGGGAAAATGTGAACTGAAAAACATTTCATGTAACAACAAGCTTATTGGTGCCAGGAATTTTGCAAGCGATGATCCCGGGCCACCTGTCGACTATGATGGGCATGGAACTCACATAGCCAGCATAGCTGCAGGAAACTTTGTCCTTGATGCCAACATGTTTGGCCAAGCCAATGGCACAGCATCTGGCATGGCTCCTCTGGCTCACCTAGCCATTTACAAAGCATGTGGCAACCACTGTCACAGCAGCGACATATTGGCTGCAATGGATGCGGCCATAGAAGATGGTGTCGATGTTCTTTCAGTTTCCCTTGGTAAAGAAATTGTTGAATTTTATCGAGATGTTATAGCATTGGGTGCATTTTCGGCCATGAAGAAGGGAATCTTTGTAAGCTGCTCAGGTGGTAACAAATTTAAAGGCCCGAATAAATTCCAAGTGTCTAATGGTGCTCCCTGGATTCTTACCGTTGGTGCTAGTACCATCGACAGAAAGATAGTTGCTAGAGTATTGCTTGGAAACAAAGAGGATTTTGAAGGTCAAACGCTGTTCCAGCCGGAGAATTATCATCCCAGCTTCTTGACAATAATATATCCAGGTATCAGTGGCGACGAAAAATCCCAAAATGCATCATTATGTCTTCCTGGGGCATTGGACGACATTGATGTAACGGGGAAGCTAGTAGTGTGTGACATAGGTGGACCGATAAATCACTTAGAGAAAGGACGTGTGGTTCGAGATGCTGGTGGAGCTGGGATGATCCTGGTGAACGAAAAGATTGATGGATACACCACTTTTGCTGATCCCTTTGTGCTTCCAGCTGTAGACATTACTCACGCTTCGGGAGAAAGgattaaatcatatataaacTCAACTATGTATCCAATTGCTACCATTTTATTCAAAGGGACGGTGATCGGAGACAAAACGGCTCCAAGTGTTCCATTTTTTTCCTCCAGGGGCCCCAATCTTGCAAGTCGAGGGATCCTGAAGCCCGATATTATTGGCCCTGGTTTGAACATCCTAGCCGCTTGGCCTGAATCCGGGGAAAAGAACAACAACGAACAGGCAAGTTTTAACATGATTTCGGGAACTTCAATGTCCTGCTCTCACCTTAGTGGCATCGCGGCCCTGATAAAAAATTCGCATCCTGATTGGTCTCCTGCGATGATTAAGTCTGCCATCATGACATCTGCCGAGCAAACAAACCTCAATAAAAGTAGTATTCTCGACGAAGAAACAAACGAAACAGCAGACGTATTTGCAATTGGAGCTGGACATGTGAACGCAACGAGAGCACTGGATCCAGGGCTCGTGTACGACATTTCGACCAATGATTACATCTCTTACTTGTGTAATATCTACACGGAGAAACAAGTCGCAATCATCGTTCAGCGTAAGATCAATTGCCGTGCGTCTGAGTACAAACGCTTGCCCGAAGCAGCGCTGAATTATCCGTCAGTTTCTCTAGAGCTAAGTAGTTTCGGAGTAGGTGTATATTCCAGGACAGTGACAAATGTCGGCGATGCAAATTCAGATTATCGTGTCAAAATTGAAGGTGTCTCTGGTGTGAATGTGAACGTGTTTCCCAATGAGCTTAAATTTACGAAGGTTGGAGAAAGGTATACATATTGGATTTTCTTTACCAGATTTTGGTTCCAGCGAATTGAGTCTTACGTTGAAGGATCCATTACATGGGTTTCTCCGAAGCACTCGGTTAGAATTCCCGTTTCGGTGAAATTGGTACCATGGAAGACAAAACTCTATCTCAGCGGCTAA
- the LOC140833537 gene encoding subtilisin-like protease 4, producing the protein MAMPAVTLLSLISVFVIFPDSSFGNEFPARVEKSELKTYIVHVKKPEGRVVSTLSDDTRAYHESFLPVTITSDSPGEQRKKLLYSYQNVISGFSARLTAEELESMKEKDGFLSASPERILHPLTTHSPKFLGLYQETGFWKQSHFGKGIIIGVLDTGILPSHPSFSSEGMPPPPAKWKGKCEFEATVCNNKLIGARSFNVASNASKTIVDTPLDDDGHGTHTASTAAGGMVKNASALGNAYGTAVGVAPKAHLAIYKVCFGPDCPESDILAGLDAAIEDGVDVLSISLGEDSTPFFKDNIAIASFAAVEKSIFVSCSGGNSGPIKETITNEAPWILTVGASTIDRSIRSTAKLGDGREFDGESVFQPKDFHPTLLPLVYAGSNGNQDSAFCANGSLSGVDVKGKVVLCDRGGGIARLAKGQEVKDAGGAAMILANSQTDGFSTSADAHVLPAAHVPYTSGLKIKEYINSTEAPLATILFKGTIIGDPLAPAVASFSSRGPSLATPGILKPDIIGPGVNILAAWPFPLDQDTNTALTFNIESGTSMSCPHLSGVAGLLKSVHPYWSPAAIKSAIMTSADLVNLKGEPILDETLTPADIFATGAGHVNPSKANEPGLIYDIETEDYIPYLCGLGYTDEQVGIIAHKRVHCTTKILEGQLNYPSFAVTFGKPSQTFTRTVTNVGEPCSNYSVKIVAPKGVSISVKPDKMSFTESNQKESYSVTFSRTSNITNTFSQGYLLWVSAKYSVRSVVSVRFN; encoded by the coding sequence ATGGCCATGCCTGCAGTAACTTTATTGTCTCTCATTTCAGTTTTTGTTATCTTCCCTGATTCATCATTCGGCAACGAATTCCCCGCCAGGGTCGAAAAAAGTGAGCTCAAGACATACATTGTGCACGTGAAGAAACCGGAGGGCCGTGTAGTCTCTACCCTATCCGATGACACGAGAGCCTATCACGAGTCTTTTCTGCCAGTTACAATCACTAGCGATTCACCTGGCGAGCAACGCAAGAAACTGCTGTACTCGTACCAGAATGTGATCAGCGGTTTCTCAGCAAGACTTACTGCTGAAGAACTCGAGTCCATGAAGGAGAAAGATGGTTTCCTTTCAGCAAGTCCAGAAAGGATTCTACATCCTCTAACAACACATTCTCCCAAGTTTCTTGGATTATACCAAGAAACAGGATTTTGGAAGCAGTCACATTTTGGCAAGGGGATCATTATCGGAGTTCTTGACACAGGGATACTCCCGAGTCATCCTTCATTTAGCAGTGAAGGCATGCCGCCTCCGCCTGCTAAATGGAAGGGTAAGTGTGAATTTGAGGCAACTGTGTGCAACAACAAGCTTATTGGGGCAAGATCATTTAATGTGGCATCCAATGCCTCGAAAACTATTGTGGATACGCCCCTCGATGATGATGGGCATGGAACGCATACGGCTAGCACAGCTGCTGGTGGAATGGTGAAAAATGCCAGTGCGCTAGGCAATGCTTATGGCACAGCGGTCGGGGTTGCACCAAAAGCACATTTAGCCATATATAAAGTTTGCTTTGGACCTGACTGCCCCGAAAGTGATATACTAGCTGGATTGGATGCTGCGATTGAAGATGGTGTAGACGTTCTTTCCATTTCGCTTGGTGAAGATTCAACCCCATTTTTCAAAGACAATATCGCAATAGCATCATTTGCTGCAGTTGAGAAGAGCATTTTCGTTAGTTGTTCTGGCGGAAACTCAGGCCCGATAAAGGAAACAATAACGAACGAGGCTCCATGGATTCTCACTGTCGGTGCCAGCACCATTGATAGAAGCATTAGGTCCACAGCAAAACTAGGAGACGGTCGAGAATTTGATGGCGAATCTGTTTTCCAGCCTAAAGATTTCCATCCAACGCTGCTACCCCTTGTTTATGCTGGATCCAATGGAAATCAAGATTCAGCATTCTGCGCGAATGGGTCGTTATCTGGAGTCGATGTTAAAGGAAAAGTTGTCTTGTGTGACAGAGGAGGAGGAATAGCAAGATTAGCAAAAGGTCAAGAGGTAAAAGATGCCGGGGGAGCGGCAATGATACTTGCCAACTCACAAACTGATGGATTCAGTACGTCAGCAGATGCTCATGTCTTACCTGCAGCTCACGTACCATACACATCGGGGCTTAAAATCAAAGAGTACATAAACTCAACCGAAGCTCCATTAGCAACAATTTTGTTCAAAGGTACCATTATTGGAGACCCATTGGCTCCAGCTGTGGCTTCTTTCTCCTCGAGAGGGCCTAGTTTGGCAACACCAGGGATTCTGAAACCGGACATTATTGGACCTGGAGTGAACATTTTAGCAGCATGGCCATTTCCGCTGGATCAAGACACGAACACGGCACTGACATTTAATATCGAATCGGGCACGTCTATGTCATGTCCTCACCTCAGTGGGGTAGCTGGTTTGCTCAAAAGCGTGCACCCTTATTGGTCTCCGGCAGCCATAAAATCGGCTATTATGACCTCAGCTGATCTAGTCAATCTCAAAGGCGAACCAATTTTAGATGAAACACTCACCCCAGCGGACATTTTCGCCACGGGCGCAGGACATGTCAACCCATCTAAAGCAAACGAACCGGGGCTGATATACGACATTGAAACCGAGGATTACATCCCCTACTTGTGTGGATTGGGCTACACAGACGAGCAAGTAGGGATCATCGCACACAAACGGGTCCATTGCACGACGAAAATTCTTGAAGGACAGCTTAACTATCCCTCATTTGCCGTCACGTTCGGGAAGCCATCGCAAACATTTACCCGGACCGTGACAAATGTTGGTGAACCATGTTCAAATTACAGTGTCAAGATTGTTGCCCCGAAAGGAGTTAGCATTAGTGTGAAGCCTGATAAAATGTCCTTCACGGAGTCGAATCAGAAAGAATCGTACTCTGTGACGTTTAGCCGCACAAGTAACATCACAAATACATTTTCACAAGGTTATTTGTTGTGGGTTTCCGCAAAATATTCAGTCAGGAGTGTTGTATCGGTAAGGTTCAACTGA
- the LOC140833535 gene encoding lignin-forming anionic peroxidase-like, which translates to MGSFSSSFGNLFSLVFLLVLLSGMSCEAQLSTTFYNKTCPGVLTEIRNAVRRAVSAERRMAASLIRLHFHDCFVQGCDGSILLDESPTIRSEKTAIPNINSARGYNVIEDAKRALEGKCPSVVSCADILTVAARDASVAVGGPTWEVKLGRKDSTTANRDRANTDLPSPFADANALIAAFAVKGLNTRDMIALSGSHTLGQAQCFLFRSRIYSNGTDIDPGFARTRRNQCPQTGRDATLAPLDLVTPNSFDNNYYKNLVQRKGLLISDQVLFTSASTNSIVTEYSKSPAAFAADFASAMKKMSEIEPLLAPNGIVRKTCGAIN; encoded by the exons ATGGGTAGCTTTTCGAGTTCATTCGGCAACCTTTTTTCCCTTGTATTCCTCTTGGTTTTACTCTCTGGCATGTCATGTGAAGCACAGCTATCTACAACTTTTTATAACAAAACATGCCCAGGTGTACTTACTGAGATTCGCAATGCCGTCCGACGGGCAGTATCCGCAGAGCGTCGCATGGCGGCCTCGCTGATTCGGCTCCATTTCCACGATTGTTTTGTTCAGGGATGCGATGGATCGATCCTTCTCGACGAGTCGCCCACCATTAGAAGCGAAAAAACAGCGATTCCCAATATAAATTCTGCGAGAGGATACAACGTCATAGAGGATGCCAAGCGCGCGCTGGAGGGTAAATGTCCTTCTGTAGTTTCATGCGCGGACATACTCACCGTAGCAGCACGTGATGCCTCAGTTGCT GTTGGTGGTCCAACGTGGGAAGTGAAGCTCGGAAGAAAGGACTCCACCACCGCAAACCGTGATCGAGCAAACACCGATCTTCCCAGTCCTTTTGCTGATGCCAACGCCCTTATTGCCGCCTTTGCCGTCAAGGGACTTAACACAAGAGACATGATTGCCCTATCAG GATCACATACACTCGGCCAAGCCCAATGCTTTTTGTTTCGGTCAAGAATATACAGCAATGGAACAGATATCGATCCTGGCTTTGCTAGGACCCGAAGAAACCAATGCCCTCAAACAGGTAGAGACGCCACTTTGGCACCTCTTGATTTGGTGACACCGAATTCATTCGATAACAACTACTACAAGAATTTGGTCCAGAGAAAGGGACTTCTCATATCCGACCAGGTTCTATTCACTTCTGCATCTACAAACAGCATCGTCACTGAGTACAGCAAGAGTCCAGCAGCTTTCGCTGCCGATTTCGCCTCTGCCATGAAAAAAATGAGTGAGATTGAACCATTACTTGCGCCAAATGGGATCGTAAGAAAGACTTGTGGCGCTATTAATTAG
- the LOC140834598 gene encoding subtilisin-like protease, with amino-acid sequence MSFLLFVTFICILNFSSSTLIFAQEFPPGTETNLETYIVRVEGPESQLSSESDSFEWDKWYSSFLPTTTATSSTDGDRMVYTYRHVFKGFSARLSADEVKDMGKKEGFISARPERKVSLDTTHSPNFLGLNQNMGFWRDSNYGKGVIIGVLDGGIIPEHPSFSDEGMPPPPARWKGKCEFNHTTCNNKIIGARYLGQPPNESPLDDDGHGTHVAGTAAGNFVNGANLFGNANGTASGIAPLAHLAIYKVCYLFCFESVVLAGMDFAIEDGVDVLSLSLGGISFRFYDDGIALGAFSAMEKGILVSCAAGNSGPSYFSLNNEAPWILTVGASTTDRKIIATAVLGNKKQFDGESAFQPTDFPPTQLPLVYAGTVNKSDPFAPYCDPKSLNTTSLLKGKIVVCELGGGITRIGKGKAVKNAGGLAMIVVNIARYGNTTFSDAHVLPATHVSYADGLKIKTYINSTSSPTATILFKGTVIGDDRAPVVAAFSSRGPNWISRGILKPDILGPGVNILAAWHTSVENRTNTKSAFNIISGTSMSCPHLSGVAALLKSAHPDWSPAAIKSAIMTTADVVNLAKNPIEDEEYLPADIFATGSGHVNPSRANDPGLIYDIEPKDYIPYLCGLNYTNRQVGVILQRKIDCLVESSIPEAQLNYPSFSLTLSSFNSTPQTYSRIVTNVGEPNSSYVVEIVPPPGIDVRVEPTKLDFSELNQKLQYQVTFTRQNMRSSNITFVQQGFLRWSSTRYSVRSPIAVWVL; translated from the coding sequence ATGAGTTTCCTGTTATTTGTTACCTTCATTTGCATACTGAACTTCAGTTCATCAACATTAATATTTGCTCAAGAATTTCCACCAGGTACTGAAACCAATTTGGAGACTTACATTGTTCGTGTCGAGGGACCTGAGTCACAGCTTTCCTCGGAATCAGACAGCTTCGAATGGGACAAATGGTACAGTTCGTTCTTGCCAACCACCACGGCAACGTCCTCAACCGACGGAGACCGAATGGTTTACACATATCGCCACGTGTTTAAGGGCTTTTCTGCTAGGTTATCTGCAGATGAAGTTAAGGACATGGGAAAAAAGGAGGGATTCATATCAGCGCGTCCCGAAAGAAAAGTGTCCTTGGATACAACTCATTCGCCTAACTTCTTGGGGTTAAACCAGAACATGGGTTTCTGGAGAGATTCCAATTATGGCAAAGGTGTGATTATTGGAGTCTTGGATGGCGGAATAATACCCGAACATCCTTCGTTTAGCGATGAAGGGATGCCACCTCCGCCAGCTAGATGGAAGGGGAAATGTGAGTTCAATCACACAACATGCAACAATAAGATTATCGGAGCTAGGTACCTGGGGCAGCCTCCCAATGAGAGTCCACTAGATGATGACGGCCATGGCACACATGTTGCGGGAACTGCTGCCGGAAACTTCGTGAATGGTGCAAACTTGTTCGGCAATGCTAATGGGACAGCATCTGGTATCGCACCACTTGCTCATTTGGCAATTTACAAGGTTTGTTACCTTTTTTGTTTTGAGAGTGTCGTTCTTGCTGGAATGGACTTTGCAATTGAGGATGGTGTAGATGTGCTTTCTCTCTCTCTTGGAGGAATCTCTTTTCGTTTCTATGACGATGGCATAGCACTGGGGGCATTTAGTGCAATGGAGAAGGGGATCTTGGTCAGCTGCGCAGCTGGAAATAGTGGCCCGAGTTATTTTTCACTAAACAACGAGGCCCCTTGGATTCTCACAGTAGGTGCAAGTACAACTGACAGAAAGATAATTGCTACTGCAGTGCTCGGCAATAAAAAACAATTTGATGGCGAGTCTGCTTTTCAACCGACCGACTTCCCACCGACACAGTTGCCTCTTGTATACGCCGGCACGGTTAACAAAAGCGATCCGTTTGCTCCATATTGCGACCCGAAATCATTGAACACGACATCCCTCCTCAAGGGAAAAATAGTGGTGTGCGAATTAGGGGGAGGAATAACAAGAATTGGAAAGGGAAAAGCGGTGAAGAATGCTGGTGGGCTTGCCATGATTGTGGTGAATATTGCAAGGTATGGGAACACAACATTTTCAGACGCCCACGTCCTTCCAGCAACACATGTCAGTTATGCAGATGGGTTGAAAATCAAGACTTACATAAATTCAACATCCTCACCAACGGCTACAATTCTATTCAAAGGTACCGTAATTGGAGATGATCGAGCCCCAGTGGTCGCGGCTTTCTCTTCCAGAGGGCCAAATTGGATTAGTCGCGGCATCCTAAAACCTGACATTTTAGGCCCTGGAGTCAATATTCTCGCAGCATGGCATACCTCTGTTGAAAATAGAACAAATACCAAGTCCGCATTCAACATAATATCTGGTACCTCAATGTCATGCCCACACCTCAGTGGTGTCGCGGCATTGCTCAAAAGCGCTCACCCTGATTGGTCTCCAGCAGCCATAAAATCAGCAATCATGACAACAGCTGACGTCGTAAATCTCGCCAAGAATCCAATCGAGGACGAGGAATATCTTCCTGCAGACATCTTTGCCACTGGATCAGGACATGTCAACCCCTCCAGAGCAAACGATCCAGGGCTGATTTATGATATCGAACCCAAAGATTACATTCCTTACCTATGTGGTTTAAACTATACAAACCGACAAGTCGGGGTTATTCTTCAACGCAAGATAGATTGCCTGGTGGAATCAAGTATACCAGAAGCCCAACTCAACTATCCTTCATTTTCTCTCACTCTTAGTTCATTCAATTCAACACCTCAGACATACTCAAGAATAGTGACAAATGTTGGTGAACCAAACTCATCTTACGTTGTCGAGATTGTCCCGCCCCCTGGAATCGATGTCCGTGTCGAACCCACGAAGCTCGACTTCTCAGAGTTGAACCAGAAACTGCAATATCAAGTGACTTTCACACGACAGAATATGAGGAGCTCAAACATTACATTCGTCCAACAAGGTTTCTTGAGGTGGAGTTCAACCAGGTATTCGGTCAGGAGTCCTATCGCGGTTTGGGTGCTTTAG